The window TGTTAAATATTAAAATAAACTGATAAAAGTAATCGTTTGAGGTAATAAGATGAAATTTTTTATGGAAAAAAATAAAGATGCGGGTCATCGTGTTACAATTAAGATTCCAAAAACAACAGTTAATAATTCTCTTCTGAAAGAATTTATAAAAATTAATAAGACAACTAAAATTGATGGATTTAGAAAAGGGAGAGCTCCTATTAAAGTTATACAAGAAAAATATGGAAATTCTGTTTATTATGATATATTTAAACAACTAATGCAAAAATTTTTTTATGAATTTATAAACAAAGAACAAATAAAAATTATTGGTTCTCCAAAATTTTACATGCATCAAAATGAAGAAAAAGAAAAAGAACATTTCGAATATTCTGTAATCTACGAACTATATCCTCAATTTCAATTAAAAAATATAAAACAAATAAAAGTAAATAAAATCAATGTAAAAATAACAGATCAAGATATTCAAAATAATATAGAAAAATATAAAACAAAAAAAAATATTTGGAATACAGTCAATAAAATTATTAAATCACATGATCGTGTAACAATTAGTTATTGCATCTATGAAAAAAATAAGAAAATAAAAGAATTTAATACAGAAAAAATCACTTTCATAGTATCTCAAAATACATTGATACCTGAATTAAATCATAAAATAATCAATCATTTTATAAATGATATTATTTTTTTAAAAATTAAATTTCATGCATTTCATCCAGAAAAAGAACTTCAAGATAAAGATATAACGTTTAAAATCAAAATTATTAAAGTTGAAAAAAAACAAGAAATAGAAACAGA is drawn from Buchnera aphidicola (Macrosiphum gaurae) and contains these coding sequences:
- the tig gene encoding trigger factor yields the protein MKFFMEKNKDAGHRVTIKIPKTTVNNSLLKEFIKINKTTKIDGFRKGRAPIKVIQEKYGNSVYYDIFKQLMQKFFYEFINKEQIKIIGSPKFYMHQNEEKEKEHFEYSVIYELYPQFQLKNIKQIKVNKINVKITDQDIQNNIEKYKTKKNIWNTVNKIIKSHDRVTISYCIYEKNKKIKEFNTEKITFIVSQNTLIPELNHKIINHFINDIIFLKIKFHAFHPEKELQDKDITFKIKIIKVEKKQEIETENSNEKNVTEKKLTQSYYQTIKNNIYSQINVITEKYLEDQIIEKIIKKNIILIPPLLFQEERKILYKHHKKKYKEENSNILEKKYHFDLNSQVRKKIYIRMIVEKIISDNQLVSDEKNIQQLIKKISLHYKKPVEIINLYNKNQNIQNTIRNIELESQAMFFLKNNIQIEKKYWTFDQFITYNERNCEELILK